A single Methanocorpusculum vombati DNA region contains:
- a CDS encoding GLUG motif-containing protein, with the protein MTEHKLLLLTAVVLLVFSGIAGAGATESHITTVADLQAIQNDLGGTYYLDSDLDLSGVSFTPLGNESTPFTGTFEGNGHAITYLTLNPESGTGVGMFACSNGTIRNLILKNISITSTCADYVGGLVGWNKPAGIIRGITVMKSAVLGFRSSDHVSEDYGLIAGRNDGSITQSSVQYGTVEAVYSSGGIAGKNRGTIMDCSVDSCMIHCGMHGGGITGSGAEQGSVINCRVMNTTVTGRTTLGAIAGLSIATSDVWVTIRNTTAIDCTICGVPDPARPDLSVENIGGFAGTHGWGCIENCTISGTTVEGSKGTGGFVGTNGKGASICSSHVFTATVISKGTGSKMIGGFVGYNKGLITASTASGDVFGSSHVGGFAGYNTGTLTSCTSTEKIQVSTTKNSNHYDCSVTLSNVTLNFSVYDYYLNANDPDPDKKDTEIWFSANTDDRNRGKPGNTVFTFNLSTKNLTITDPDILARDISAGNAMMINLDGFNSLNDPTWRGHEVWLDGNHPEKSSCRHPLQEGTTHRISIHCWTWSGTENGRPFEHSCCVGIMKSDAAQYRQQHLVQSTIDVGTERYLADAIQKPTAVSRTDYDSVDAYMTAIIGC; encoded by the coding sequence ATGACTGAACACAAACTTCTCCTCCTTACAGCAGTGGTCCTTCTGGTATTCAGTGGTATTGCCGGGGCAGGAGCAACCGAAAGTCACATCACCACGGTTGCAGATCTGCAGGCAATACAGAACGATCTCGGCGGCACGTATTATCTGGACAGTGATCTGGATCTTTCCGGTGTTTCCTTCACTCCGCTGGGAAACGAAAGTACTCCCTTTACCGGAACGTTCGAAGGAAACGGGCACGCGATCACGTATCTTACCCTGAATCCTGAATCCGGAACCGGAGTAGGGATGTTCGCCTGTTCAAACGGCACGATACGCAACCTGATCCTGAAGAATATCAGTATAACCTCGACCTGTGCGGACTATGTTGGTGGACTCGTTGGCTGGAACAAGCCGGCAGGAATCATCCGCGGCATTACCGTCATGAAGAGTGCTGTCTTGGGTTTTCGATCCTCAGATCATGTCAGTGAGGATTATGGGCTCATCGCCGGTCGCAATGATGGCAGCATAACACAGAGTTCTGTCCAGTATGGAACCGTGGAAGCGGTATATTCCAGCGGAGGTATCGCCGGGAAGAACCGGGGAACTATCATGGATTGTTCTGTGGACAGCTGCATGATTCACTGTGGTATGCATGGCGGCGGTATTACCGGGTCTGGCGCTGAACAAGGAAGCGTGATAAATTGCCGTGTCATGAATACGACCGTAACCGGTCGTACAACGCTGGGCGCAATTGCCGGACTCAGTATTGCCACTTCTGATGTATGGGTCACCATTCGCAACACGACCGCTATAGATTGTACTATCTGCGGAGTTCCCGATCCTGCCCGCCCGGATCTGTCGGTTGAAAACATCGGCGGATTTGCCGGGACCCACGGATGGGGCTGCATTGAGAACTGTACCATCTCCGGGACCACAGTTGAGGGTTCGAAAGGGACCGGTGGTTTTGTCGGAACAAACGGGAAAGGTGCCAGTATTTGTTCCTCTCACGTGTTCACGGCGACCGTTATCAGCAAGGGTACCGGTTCGAAAATGATCGGCGGATTTGTCGGCTACAATAAAGGCCTGATAACAGCAAGTACCGCATCCGGGGATGTGTTCGGCAGCAGTCATGTCGGCGGATTTGCGGGGTACAATACCGGGACACTTACCTCATGTACATCAACAGAAAAAATCCAGGTATCAACAACCAAAAACAGCAATCACTATGACTGTTCTGTAACCCTTTCCAACGTGACATTGAATTTTTCTGTCTATGACTATTATCTGAATGCAAATGATCCCGATCCGGATAAGAAAGACACTGAGATCTGGTTTAGTGCCAATACTGACGATCGTAACAGAGGAAAACCAGGCAACACGGTATTCACGTTTAACCTGTCTACCAAGAATTTGACGATAACAGACCCGGATATTCTTGCGAGAGACATCTCTGCCGGGAACGCCATGATGATTAATCTGGACGGTTTCAACAGCCTTAATGATCCCACGTGGCGCGGGCATGAGGTGTGGTTAGACGGCAATCATCCGGAAAAGTCATCATGCCGGCACCCCTTGCAGGAGGGGACAACACACCGTATCAGTATTCACTGCTGGACATGGAGCGGCACCGAGAACGGAAGACCCTTTGAACACTCTTGCTGCGTGGGAATAATGAAATCCGATGCCGCACAATACCGGCAGCAGCATCTCGTCCAGAGTACAATCGACGTTGGTACGGAGCGGTATCTGGCCGATGCAATCCAGAAACCAACCGCAGTATCCCGCACAGATTATGACAGCGTTGATGCGTACATGACGGCGATCATAGGGTGTTGA
- a CDS encoding PH domain-containing protein, which produces MTAESYPTMISLGEDFKPALKYKPYLAIYTMVVVAVIWAVCLGWAVLIGEIGIPQPIVLAIVAVLVVCLLFVLLWTVLYYKSVVYHLNATEMTWKRGVWFRKTGIVPYNRITNVDIVQGPVMRMFGISNLKIQTAGYSGSNGSAEIAIEGIEEPEPLRAMIMDFVRGGAPSAAATGVDVSAAKASAASVSGDADIRALLAEVAAIRRLLEERK; this is translated from the coding sequence ATGACAGCGGAAAGTTATCCAACAATGATTTCACTTGGTGAAGATTTCAAACCGGCTTTGAAATACAAGCCGTACCTTGCCATTTATACAATGGTGGTAGTTGCCGTTATCTGGGCTGTCTGTTTAGGATGGGCAGTATTAATCGGCGAAATAGGAATACCCCAGCCGATCGTTCTTGCGATCGTTGCTGTCCTTGTCGTCTGTCTGCTGTTCGTCCTTCTCTGGACCGTACTCTACTACAAATCCGTCGTGTATCATCTCAATGCAACCGAAATGACCTGGAAGCGCGGTGTCTGGTTCCGCAAGACCGGCATCGTCCCCTACAACAGAATCACCAACGTTGACATTGTTCAGGGTCCTGTCATGCGCATGTTCGGCATCTCCAACCTCAAAATCCAGACTGCTGGTTACTCCGGCAGCAACGGATCGGCTGAGATTGCCATTGAAGGCATTGAAGAACCTGAACCGCTGCGTGCCATGATCATGGACTTCGTTCGCGGCGGTGCACCGAGTGCCGCGGCAACCGGCGTTGATGTATCGGCTGCAAAAGCCTCCGCAGCGTCAGTTTCCGGCGATGCAGACATACGTGCACTCCTCGCAGAGGTCGCGGCAATCCGCAGACTTCTTGAGGAGAGAAAATAA
- a CDS encoding DUF2070 family protein — MATEAKTENLSKYLFSAPVWWQSLIIMLVLGILVDAVVYVLAPAHGSMMYGFVFAVSAVLAMVLTKPLVDLLGAEKLTWNRSALVALACMIFSLFWMAIGFVLDAALAYVFGLGFILAIRLLVLTAISDYRIVHMYLPAAVQTIAGVILGVYLFGTGYLVPAVLSILIFSVGIISFLLLFDRPLRKAHGISAMQFINAFLAHLTDGSKGLEDYFRTIGEAVTVPETSFFFRREGKKDVLFVVPNLHPGPLSEVGGGNYPKHLHDEFSEQEIVFISHGCATHDFNLVSESECEKIAAAIDETRADLSYAPLAGLPFRSRFGTVSVLSQRFGNSILLVTTRSPDMTEDLDYAVGAIVMAEGHRWYENVGFVDAHNCMVEVTSVVLPASPAGSEYIAASRQAMERQADAELSVFSIGVAQRVLPFSREQGFGDMGVLVLVTEVAGVRTAYVLFDGNNVHMGVREVLRDAVLAAGVSEAEIMTTDSHVVNTISGRNPVGMEVSAEEILPHLLAAVSEAIADLSPARVASATGMCRDVVVFGPSRTVQLSATVNAMVTNLLPLSVLLLLVSFLITLLIFMVCI; from the coding sequence ATGGCTACTGAAGCAAAAACGGAAAATCTTTCAAAGTATCTGTTCTCAGCGCCGGTCTGGTGGCAGTCGCTGATTATTATGCTGGTGCTGGGTATCCTCGTGGATGCCGTCGTGTACGTTCTGGCGCCGGCGCACGGGTCAATGATGTACGGCTTTGTCTTTGCTGTGTCGGCAGTTCTGGCAATGGTTCTGACAAAGCCGCTTGTGGATCTGCTGGGTGCAGAGAAGCTGACCTGGAACCGGTCGGCACTGGTGGCACTTGCGTGTATGATCTTTTCGCTGTTCTGGATGGCGATCGGGTTTGTACTGGATGCGGCGCTTGCGTATGTGTTTGGTCTCGGATTTATTCTTGCCATCCGGCTGCTGGTGCTTACGGCTATCTCCGACTACCGGATTGTACATATGTATCTGCCTGCTGCGGTGCAGACGATTGCAGGTGTGATTCTCGGTGTATATCTGTTCGGTACCGGATATCTGGTTCCGGCGGTTCTGTCGATTCTGATCTTTTCTGTCGGGATCATCAGTTTCCTGCTTCTCTTCGACCGGCCGCTGCGCAAGGCACACGGTATTTCTGCGATGCAGTTTATCAATGCGTTTCTTGCACATCTGACGGACGGGTCAAAAGGTCTTGAGGATTATTTCCGGACAATCGGCGAGGCGGTGACGGTGCCGGAGACGAGTTTCTTTTTCCGGCGCGAGGGGAAAAAAGATGTGCTGTTTGTGGTGCCGAATCTGCATCCCGGACCGTTGTCCGAGGTGGGCGGCGGAAATTATCCGAAGCATCTGCACGATGAGTTTTCGGAACAGGAGATAGTGTTCATCTCGCACGGGTGTGCGACCCATGATTTTAATCTGGTGTCGGAGAGTGAGTGCGAAAAGATTGCGGCGGCAATTGATGAGACGCGGGCGGATCTTTCCTATGCGCCGCTTGCAGGCCTCCCGTTCCGGAGCAGGTTTGGGACGGTTTCTGTTCTGTCCCAGCGGTTTGGCAACTCGATTCTGCTGGTGACAACGCGGTCACCGGATATGACGGAGGATCTCGATTATGCGGTCGGGGCAATTGTGATGGCCGAGGGACACCGCTGGTATGAGAATGTCGGGTTTGTGGATGCGCATAACTGTATGGTTGAGGTGACGTCGGTGGTGCTGCCTGCGTCACCTGCCGGCAGCGAGTATATTGCCGCGTCCCGGCAGGCGATGGAGCGTCAGGCGGATGCGGAGCTTTCCGTGTTCTCCATCGGCGTTGCCCAGCGGGTTCTGCCGTTTTCCCGCGAGCAGGGGTTCGGCGATATGGGTGTTCTGGTGCTGGTGACGGAGGTCGCCGGAGTGCGGACGGCGTATGTGCTGTTCGACGGGAACAATGTGCATATGGGAGTGCGCGAGGTTCTGCGGGATGCGGTGCTTGCAGCCGGTGTTTCGGAGGCGGAGATTATGACGACCGATTCCCATGTGGTGAATACGATTTCCGGCAGAAATCCGGTGGGGATGGAGGTTTCTGCGGAGGAGATTCTTCCGCATCTGCTTGCTGCGGTTTCTGAGGCAATTGCGGATTTGTCTCCGGCGCGTGTTGCCTCGGCAACGGGTATGTGCCGCGATGTGGTGGTGTTTGGTCCGAGCAGGACGGTTCAGCTGTCTGCAACGGTGAATGCGATGGTGACGAATCTTCTGCCGCTGTCGGTTCTGCTGCTGCTGGTTTCGTTCCTGATCACGCTGCTGATCTTTATGGTCTGCATCTGA
- a CDS encoding diphthine--ammonia ligase: protein MTWAALTSGGKDSILALQKALDAGMDVSYMVTVVPDNPDSYMFHSANLAAVPVIAERCGMTYVGIPTPGEKEDELRDLEKGLAALPIEGVIAGAIESEYQRSRIAILCERLGIAMFAPLWHMDPLALLHEVAERMDVRIVVTAADGLGENVLGKRIDADMINLLCRISAKRRIHIAGEGGEYESLTLDAPCFSSPIRCEGWHTEFSCGRWVAAIERFW, encoded by the coding sequence ATGACCTGGGCCGCACTGACATCCGGGGGAAAGGATTCCATTCTCGCCCTGCAAAAGGCGCTTGATGCGGGGATGGATGTGTCCTATATGGTGACGGTTGTTCCGGATAATCCCGACTCCTATATGTTTCATTCGGCAAATCTTGCAGCGGTTCCGGTCATCGCCGAGCGCTGCGGCATGACCTATGTGGGGATTCCTACACCCGGGGAAAAGGAGGATGAGCTGCGGGATCTGGAGAAGGGACTTGCCGCTCTGCCAATCGAAGGAGTGATCGCGGGTGCAATTGAGTCGGAGTATCAGCGTTCCCGCATCGCCATTCTCTGTGAGCGGCTGGGGATTGCGATGTTTGCGCCGTTGTGGCACATGGATCCGCTCGCACTTCTGCATGAGGTCGCAGAACGCATGGATGTGCGGATCGTAGTGACCGCCGCAGACGGGCTGGGAGAAAATGTTCTGGGGAAACGTATCGATGCGGATATGATCAATCTGCTTTGCCGTATTTCGGCAAAGCGGCGAATCCACATCGCCGGCGAGGGGGGAGAGTATGAGTCGCTGACGCTGGATGCTCCGTGTTTTTCCTCGCCGATACGGTGTGAGGGATGGCATACGGAGTTTTCCTGCGGCAGGTGGGTTGCTGCAATTGAGAGGTTCTGGTGA
- a CDS encoding carbohydrate kinase family protein, translating to MNDPTISVCGHLCNDYILAVEEYPAVGTSCKVTDRQNYYGGGAANIAVGIAKLGGCAELIAAVGKDYPGSSYERHLKETGVRTRLFQTNAENCSTAFMVNNAAGDQITYFEWGAGVLFETAEAPALSFVHMATGDANFNTKIARAAEFATFDPGQDVKYYDATHLRDIFANIDMLICNNFESEIMCGKLGWTEEELVASVPVAILTKGKDGSVLYRNGDAVEIPACPVTLVDPTGAGDAYRAGLLTAYRRGYSLPVCCKIGAVTSSFAVEKVGTQTNLADWEQMSERYADHFGTLKKSE from the coding sequence GTGAACGACCCGACAATCTCCGTCTGTGGCCACCTCTGCAACGACTATATCCTTGCAGTGGAAGAGTATCCGGCGGTTGGTACTTCCTGCAAAGTAACCGACCGGCAGAACTACTATGGCGGCGGGGCTGCAAATATTGCTGTAGGCATTGCCAAGCTTGGCGGATGTGCCGAGCTGATTGCAGCAGTCGGAAAAGACTACCCCGGAAGCTCCTATGAACGGCATCTGAAAGAGACGGGCGTTAGAACCCGCCTCTTTCAGACCAATGCGGAAAACTGTTCTACCGCGTTCATGGTGAACAATGCGGCAGGAGATCAGATAACCTACTTCGAGTGGGGAGCAGGCGTGCTGTTTGAGACAGCCGAAGCCCCGGCACTTTCGTTTGTTCACATGGCAACGGGTGATGCAAACTTCAACACAAAGATTGCCAGGGCGGCGGAGTTTGCAACTTTTGATCCGGGACAGGATGTCAAGTATTATGACGCAACGCATCTGCGGGATATTTTTGCAAATATTGACATGCTTATCTGCAACAACTTTGAGTCTGAGATCATGTGCGGCAAACTCGGCTGGACGGAAGAGGAACTGGTCGCATCTGTTCCGGTTGCGATTCTCACGAAGGGAAAGGACGGAAGTGTACTCTACCGGAACGGTGATGCCGTGGAAATTCCTGCATGTCCGGTGACGCTGGTGGACCCGACCGGTGCGGGAGACGCCTACCGTGCGGGACTGCTTACCGCATACCGGCGCGGGTACTCTCTTCCGGTCTGCTGTAAGATAGGAGCAGTAACCTCGTCATTTGCGGTCGAAAAGGTCGGCACCCAGACAAATCTTGCCGACTGGGAACAGATGAGCGAACGTTACGCCGATCACTTCGGCACGCTGAAAAAGAGCGAGTAA
- a CDS encoding DUF555 domain-containing protein, translated as MPDYRVTLEAAWTVKDVATTQDAIGIAVSEAGKRLHPSAKFVDVDVLVMPCPYCGEEINSALVVARTGIVGLLLSMKVFNAEGVDHAERIAKSVIGRAVRDVPLATYSITACETGEETE; from the coding sequence ATGCCGGACTATCGAGTGACACTGGAAGCTGCATGGACAGTAAAGGACGTGGCGACGACGCAGGATGCCATCGGCATTGCCGTGAGCGAAGCGGGGAAACGCCTGCACCCGTCTGCCAAGTTCGTGGACGTTGATGTACTGGTTATGCCCTGCCCTTACTGCGGCGAAGAGATCAACAGCGCACTGGTCGTTGCCCGGACCGGTATCGTCGGACTGCTGCTGTCCATGAAAGTGTTCAACGCCGAAGGCGTGGACCACGCAGAACGCATCGCAAAATCCGTGATTGGCCGGGCGGTCCGTGACGTCCCGCTTGCAACCTACAGCATCACCGCCTGCGAGACCGGGGAGGAGACGGAGTGA
- a CDS encoding nitroreductase family protein, with product MDSSEFLNFLATRVSVREYEEGCITEDDAEYLLTAASKAPSAGNLEAWDVVIVTDPGQLEMLADAAGNQHQIKDAGCVFCVCANYVRAMSRYGDRGIMFAVEDATIAATYMMLAAHARRLHTCWVGAFDDGEVKGILDLPAHIRPVALLCVGHGEAPSRGPERMDPEGHAHYDIW from the coding sequence ATGGACTCCTCTGAATTTCTGAACTTTCTTGCAACCCGTGTTTCGGTCCGCGAGTATGAAGAAGGATGCATCACCGAAGATGACGCCGAGTATCTCCTGACCGCAGCCTCCAAGGCGCCATCCGCCGGAAACCTGGAAGCATGGGACGTCGTGATCGTCACCGATCCGGGCCAGCTGGAGATGCTTGCAGATGCCGCCGGAAACCAGCACCAGATCAAAGACGCGGGCTGTGTATTCTGCGTCTGTGCAAACTACGTCCGCGCCATGTCGCGATACGGTGACCGCGGCATCATGTTCGCCGTTGAGGACGCAACCATTGCCGCAACCTACATGATGCTCGCCGCCCACGCCCGCAGACTGCATACCTGCTGGGTCGGCGCGTTTGACGACGGCGAGGTCAAAGGCATCCTGGATCTCCCCGCACACATCCGCCCCGTAGCGCTTCTCTGCGTCGGTCATGGTGAAGCCCCGTCCCGCGGCCCGGAACGCATGGACCCCGAAGGTCATGCTCACTATGATATCTGGTAG
- a CDS encoding TIGR04013 family B12-binding domain/radical SAM domain-containing protein, whose protein sequence is MKAVWRYIHAARNSYAALYAACETYGFILEPVDTPEGDVVCYSLNSVEFPRYKDEIAVAEQITIAGGPHASAAWEEVAEVADYVVIGEGERTLPRLLSALAAGMSGADIPGVATKAGGRNRIDHSVRLDGFPCFTRMKGYMEISRGCPFHCGYCQTPRLHGTKMHHRSREAIVEAASHYRDARFVTPNAFAYGSADGRTPDVEKLERLLSSMPNNNLYFGTFPCEVRPEFVTQETADLVVQYCANTKLHFGAQSGSNAVLTKMGRGHTLDDVYAALDACRSAGLEPVVDVIFGFPFETDEDEEATLALVKDVVRSGKVHVHYLMPLPGTPLAAAVPREVIPAVDRALGKLALSGRVTGAWHTKFD, encoded by the coding sequence ATGAAGGCCGTCTGGCGCTACATCCATGCGGCACGAAACAGTTACGCCGCACTGTATGCAGCGTGCGAGACCTACGGATTCATTCTTGAACCGGTCGATACGCCGGAAGGCGATGTCGTCTGTTACAGTCTCAACAGTGTTGAGTTCCCGCGGTACAAAGATGAGATAGCCGTAGCCGAACAGATCACGATCGCCGGCGGACCGCATGCTTCTGCCGCCTGGGAAGAGGTTGCCGAAGTCGCCGACTATGTGGTGATCGGTGAAGGGGAACGGACCCTTCCCCGGCTGTTGTCCGCTCTTGCGGCAGGGATGTCCGGTGCGGACATCCCCGGCGTTGCAACCAAAGCGGGCGGCAGAAACAGAATCGATCACTCCGTCCGGCTGGACGGCTTCCCCTGTTTTACCCGGATGAAGGGCTACATGGAGATCTCCCGGGGCTGTCCGTTCCACTGCGGCTACTGCCAGACACCACGCCTGCACGGAACAAAGATGCACCACCGTTCACGCGAAGCAATTGTGGAAGCGGCAAGCCACTATCGCGACGCCCGCTTTGTTACACCGAACGCCTTTGCCTACGGTTCCGCCGACGGCAGAACTCCTGACGTGGAGAAACTGGAACGGCTGCTTTCCTCCATGCCAAACAACAACCTCTACTTCGGGACGTTTCCCTGCGAGGTGCGGCCGGAGTTTGTCACGCAGGAAACCGCAGACCTCGTGGTGCAGTACTGTGCCAACACCAAACTCCACTTCGGTGCACAGTCGGGATCCAATGCGGTGCTCACAAAAATGGGGCGCGGACATACGCTGGACGATGTCTATGCAGCGCTGGATGCCTGCCGGAGTGCAGGGCTCGAGCCGGTGGTGGACGTCATCTTCGGCTTTCCGTTTGAAACGGATGAGGACGAGGAAGCAACGCTCGCACTCGTGAAAGATGTTGTCCGGTCCGGCAAAGTGCATGTCCATTATCTGATGCCGCTGCCGGGAACGCCGCTTGCTGCTGCCGTCCCCCGCGAGGTTATTCCGGCGGTGGACCGGGCTCTCGGAAAACTTGCTCTCAGCGGGCGTGTTACCGGTGCGTGGCACACCAAGTTTGACTGA
- a CDS encoding DUF126 domain-containing protein: protein MTLKGRSIAKGTGSGELLYTDTPISFLGGVDAATGIIIDEKHPLHGQSVAGKVLAFPYGKGSTVGSYVMYGLARNKVAPAAIINTECETIIAIGAIISGIPMVDRLDGDVAGLSGTVTVNGSTGEVSAAE from the coding sequence ATGACTCTGAAAGGCCGCAGCATTGCCAAAGGCACGGGATCGGGCGAGCTTCTCTATACCGATACACCCATCTCCTTCCTTGGAGGCGTTGACGCCGCAACCGGCATCATCATCGATGAAAAGCACCCGCTCCACGGACAGTCTGTCGCGGGAAAAGTTCTTGCCTTCCCCTACGGCAAAGGATCCACCGTCGGTTCCTACGTGATGTACGGGCTTGCACGAAACAAGGTGGCGCCCGCAGCAATCATCAACACCGAATGCGAGACCATCATCGCAATCGGTGCAATCATCTCCGGCATCCCGATGGTTGACCGGCTGGACGGCGACGTGGCCGGCCTCTCCGGCACGGTCACCGTCAACGGCAGTACCGGCGAGGTCTCCGCCGCAGAATGA
- a CDS encoding sodium:solute symporter family protein encodes MNWTVDTWIALFLIVMYFALLLGIGVWAAKRIKNSEDYILAGRTLGFWIFVLLLITSICSGVTLIGGSGMGFTYGWPSIWDQIFVPLSAVFCIVFFGSKLNLIGKKQGIVTLEDYFSLRYENNRELRTLSAVIGILVSLVYLVGQYTAISIVLVWLFGMEHWQALLIAAAIITTYTVLGGLYAVSWTGMVQGLILIFGMLIFAPMIVMYAGGLEHINTVLAAIDPNFVMPAFPERYAAYAYITPEIIFSFGVLLVVGLACAPHVVSNVLAVRDVRFFRWAPLIAFAVYLTISMLVRFSGMGVRTLVEDGTVVLPDVANAADYSFVYGISAAAGGVFAMGLFAVMILAAVMSTTDRLMLTVGTQFSWNIFKVILRPNATEKQVIRVSQVTMLAAVIVSLLLAIHPPEVLVFLIFLAIGLILASFAVPLIAGMYWRRATTAGAIASMTAGLVAALCFGYYDQFVEKLPMHFSLYALLFSIAAMVLVSFATKKNSDAALDSTYTGGYLHPKE; translated from the coding sequence ATGAACTGGACAGTTGACACATGGATTGCCCTCTTTTTGATTGTGATGTACTTTGCCCTTCTGCTTGGCATCGGCGTCTGGGCGGCAAAGCGGATCAAAAATTCGGAGGACTACATTCTCGCCGGGAGAACGCTCGGGTTCTGGATATTTGTCCTGCTTTTGATCACCTCAATTTGCAGCGGGGTTACCCTTATCGGGGGAAGCGGTATGGGGTTCACCTACGGCTGGCCCAGCATCTGGGATCAGATCTTCGTACCGCTGTCTGCGGTGTTCTGTATTGTGTTCTTTGGATCGAAACTGAATCTGATCGGAAAGAAACAGGGCATCGTTACGCTGGAAGATTATTTTTCTCTCAGGTACGAAAACAACCGTGAGCTTCGGACGCTGTCGGCGGTCATCGGTATTCTTGTCTCGCTGGTCTATCTCGTCGGCCAGTACACCGCCATCAGTATTGTCCTCGTCTGGCTGTTCGGGATGGAACACTGGCAGGCGCTGCTGATTGCTGCCGCCATTATCACCACCTACACTGTTCTTGGCGGTCTGTATGCGGTATCATGGACCGGTATGGTGCAGGGTCTGATTCTCATCTTCGGCATGCTCATCTTTGCACCAATGATCGTGATGTATGCCGGGGGACTCGAACACATCAACACCGTTCTTGCCGCAATCGATCCGAACTTTGTAATGCCTGCCTTCCCGGAACGATACGCCGCATATGCCTATATCACGCCGGAGATCATCTTTTCGTTCGGGGTTCTGCTGGTGGTCGGTCTTGCCTGTGCTCCCCACGTGGTGTCCAATGTTCTTGCGGTCAGGGATGTCCGTTTCTTCCGCTGGGCACCGCTGATTGCATTTGCGGTGTATCTGACAATCTCCATGCTGGTCAGGTTTTCCGGAATGGGGGTTCGGACACTGGTTGAAGACGGCACGGTTGTCCTGCCGGATGTCGCCAATGCCGCCGACTACTCGTTTGTCTACGGTATCAGTGCGGCTGCCGGAGGGGTATTTGCGATGGGATTGTTTGCGGTAATGATTCTTGCTGCGGTCATGTCTACAACAGACCGGCTGATGCTCACGGTCGGTACGCAGTTCTCCTGGAACATCTTCAAGGTGATTCTGCGGCCGAATGCAACGGAGAAGCAGGTTATCCGGGTGAGTCAGGTTACGATGCTTGCCGCGGTGATCGTTTCCCTGCTGCTTGCCATTCATCCGCCGGAGGTTCTGGTGTTCCTGATATTTCTTGCCATCGGCCTGATCCTCGCATCCTTTGCAGTACCGCTGATTGCCGGGATGTACTGGCGCAGGGCTACAACCGCAGGGGCGATTGCCAGCATGACCGCGGGACTTGTTGCGGCGCTGTGCTTTGGCTATTATGATCAGTTTGTGGAGAAGCTGCCGATGCACTTCTCCCTCTATGCACTGCTGTTCTCCATTGCGGCAATGGTTCTTGTGAGTTTTGCCACGAAGAAAAATTCGGATGCGGCACTGGACAGCACCTACACCGGCGGGTATCTGCATCCGAAAGAATGA